The Thunnus albacares chromosome 11, fThuAlb1.1, whole genome shotgun sequence genome contains a region encoding:
- the prkag3b gene encoding 5'-AMP-activated protein kinase subunit gamma-3b, producing MPRASPIDLVPKRQTSSSSSSAMEPFAEVPLFEMDQDDDDEDVLSMRSRGACSYAVMPPAGSDPDALIYMNFMKSHCCYDAIPTSSKLVIFDTTLQVKKAFFALVANGVRAAPLWDNKLKCFVGMLTITDFINILHRYYKSPLVQIYELEEHKIETWREIYLEYSTNKLISITPDDSLFDAIYSLLKYKIHRLPVIDPASGNVLHILTHKRILKFLHIFGSMIPKPRFLQKRISEVGIGTFKQIATVQESASVYDALTIFVERRVSALPVVNEEGKVVALYSRFDVINLAAQKNYNNLNMTMREAIDSRACSMEGVLKCYPYETLETIIDRIAKAEVHRLVLVDSNDTVGGIVSLSDLLQALVLTPADIYERSCLQDQRKQSGDSRKTRL from the exons ATGCCCAGGGCCTCACCAATCGATCTGGTTCCAAAGAGGCAGACCTccagctcctcttcctcagccaTGGAGCCTTTTGCAGAG GTCCCCTTATTTGAGATGGaccaggatgatgatgatgaggatgttCTCTCAATGCGGAGCAGAG GTGCCTGTTCATATGCTGTCATGCCCCCTGCAGGCTCAGACCCTGACGCATTAATTTACATGAACTTCATGAAGAGTCACTGCTGCTACGATGCCATCCCTACCAGCTCCAAACTGGTCATCTTTGACACGACACTGCAG GTGAAGAAGGCGTTCTTTGCCCTTGTGGCTAATGGTGTGAGGGCAGCACCGCTATGGGACAACAAGCTTAAGTGTTTTGTGG GTATGCTGACCATCACTGACTTCATCAACATTCTCCATCGTTATTACAAGTCTCCTCTG GTTCAGATCTATGAGCTGGAAGAACACAAGATAGAGACATGGAGAG AGATCTATCTTGAGTACTCGACTAACAAACTGATCAGCATCACTCCTGACGACAG TCTCTTTGATGCCATCTACTCCCTGTTGAAGTATAAAATACACCGGCTGCCAGTCATTGACCCAGCATCAGGAAACGTCCTCCACATCCTAACTCACAAACGCATCCTCAAGTTCCTCCACATATTT gGATCTATGATTCCTAAACCGAGGTTTCTGCAAAAGCGGATCAGCGAAGTGGGGATTGGTACCTTTAAACAGATTGCTACAGTCCAGGAATCAGCCTCTGTCTATGACGCTCTGACCATTTTTGTAGAGAGAAGAGTGTCAGCTCTGCCTGTAGTCAACGAGGAAG GTAAAGTGGTGGCGCTGTACTCCAGGTTTGATGTCATT AACCTCGCAGCCCAGAAAAACTACAACAACTTGAACATGACGATGCGGGAGGCCATTGACTCCAGAGCCTGCTCAATGGAGGGAGTTCTGAAGTGTTACCCTTATGAAACACTAGAGACCATCATCGACCGCATTGCTAAGGCTGAG GTGCATCGTTTGGTGTTGGTTGACAGTAATGATACGGTGGGAGGGattgtctctctgtctgatcTCCTACAAGCCCTGGTCCTCACTCCTGCAG ATATTTATGAGAGATCATGCTTGCAagaccaaagaaaacaaagtggAGACTCCCGTAAAACAAGACTATGA